The genomic region GCCATCAAGTCcatccttgccctccttgccctcggcACTGCCTCTATTCTTGCAGCTCCTGCTGCAAGCATCAAGTTCTCGCCTCGTCAGAGTAACGAGGTTTCCGTCTTTGCCTGTACTGAGGCACGCTTCACCGGAGAGTGTCGCATGCTGGCAACACCGGCCGAACAATGCTGTAAGTTTGGCTCACCAACTGAATATCAATTTTTATGAAGCTGACAGGGCCAAGTCAACATTGACCCGGCCTGGAACGACGTTATCAGCTCCATCCAGAATCTCGAGAGAGACAGGTTCAAGTGCAAGTGGTTTGAGTAAGCGGCTCTTGACAACCTAGAAGGGAATGTTTGCGTGCACTGACAAGTGAATCGAACAGGCACCAGAACTGCGAAGGAAAGGAGTACAAGAACCAGGATGATGCCGATCTGACGGATGGGAACGGCTTTTTCGATGATCGCATTACTTCTTGGTTTTGCGAGAGGAAGTGATGCCCGAGGGGAAAGATATCATGACTGATGGCTGGCCATCATGTTCTAGGTCGAGTGTCGACAATATGGGAGTTTCATGTTTGGGTCTGTTATTATTGTGTAAGATTAGTACCTAGATACCTACCCACGCTCGTTAAATGTTTCTTTGTCTTGTAACCCGCACTTATCTGCATGAAAAAGGACTCCAAAATATGCAAGTCATCTATCTCGAAGTTGAGGTTCTCTTGACCGGCTGGCTTCCGTCTGGGGGTAGGTAGCTCTCTGCCGGTTTCACTGTGCTAATTGAAGGGTGGGGTCTCGGAAGCGTCCAACTCTTGggactacctaggtacctactcCCGTTGCCTGTAATGGAACTTCACGACACCAACCAAGTTGGTAACTTGTCACTTTGAAACCGGTGCTCCATCAGCTTAAAGATCCTTCATGCAACTTGAGTTTCCATGCACCAGCTCTGCGATAGGAAAACGTCGGAGCCGTTGTTATGTCGGCTACGGGCTGTTGACGACCACTATTGCCGACAGCCGGACCGCACCCCTCTTGTTTGCATCGGTGTTAACCAGCTATGTAGTGGCTCCTCGACTGGGTCGTCGGCTACGCAACCCCCTACCTCGTCAACTACGGACCAGGCCAATAGGTCAACTTCCTGAGCAAGACTTTTTCGTTTGGTTAGCCGCCTGTTTTCTGTGTATCGCATTTGTTTACTTCTCTGTCTACGGGACAGAAGGTCTGTCATCGTAAGAGGTTGACGAGACGTACAGCCAGACTTCTTCAAACGTTATTGATTGGTGAAGTAAAGGGTCAGTACCATCGGGGAGCAGGGATGATGCACTTTCCGGTTAGTCCGGGGGAAAGGTCGACTCTCAGTAGTGGGGTGGGTGTCAGTGAGCAGAGTGTGGTGGCTCCGGCTGTGACTCGAGCTGCAGGTCCGGATGAacgaggaaggggggcaGTGCCTGTGCAGAGATCGATTCCTTGGTAAGTGCCAGTGCTTGGGCCTGGGCAGATTAACACGAGAGACGCTGGAGAGACCGGGGAGGCCTGGAAGAAGGGTGTTTATTGAGGACTCTCACCATGAGTAAGGTGGATCTGGTGAAAAGGCAGGGGGCTGACGGATGATGCTACGATAATGTCACATGTGAATATATTGTGAAATTACCTCGCATAGATCAAACTGCGTTGAATATTGGGGAGTTTAAAGCCTTGGTTGATTTTCGGAGAAAACGATGATCTTTCAGGGGTATGAATAGGggtaccctaacccttggCAGTCACCTCTATCTAGTGCTTGGAGGCCAAGAAACGTGTGGTTGCAGCCAATCAGCCCTCAATCTTTTGATTGCATGGGAATCTTCGATAGGATACTATATATCGAAAGATTGATTAAGGGGCGTATTAATCACGCAATACGGGAACCGGTAGGTCGGGTCTGCTCGATCCGCGCTTGTCTATCTCCATGAGCCGCTCCCACCACACTAAAAAGATGGTGCAGATGTCTTGGATGGTATCAGTGCATCAGAGTATCAGTTTATCCTGTTTGGTCCATGACCATCGCATACTCTTCCCATTGTTTTTTAACCTTATCTAGCTGAAGTCAGACCTGTGCCCCTGATGGCAAGAGATGAGGTAGAATACGAGAATCCATTCGAAAACCTTCTCAGCGCTCAGGCTTCGGGTCAATGCGATTCGAGAGACAAAATCTCCGATTCGTGCTGTTAGACGGATGTCAGGTGCCATCTTGCCGAACAGCACCGGCGGCCCAGGTAATAACAAGGCCGATCAGCACACCCGAGTCTGATTTCCTCAAGAGCACAAGCCCGGGACAAGATGCCCAACGGGGCGCTTCCCCGCATTCCAGCTTTGGGAAGTTCGGTCGACTACGATCCGGGGTTACATTCTGGGCTTCTTTCGGCTGCGCAGCCCTGGGCCGCTCTTGGCAAGACGCTCTATCCATCGGCTACAACCCTGGCCCACCTTATGGTTTTTGCTGCAAGGCACGACCGTTTGCTCTCAGGCACGAATAGAGTTGCCGGCTTGGACTGTCCACCAGGCCAAGTTCGCGGCCGGAAGCCCGGGGCCGTCGCTCCGGTTATTTTCTTGTCCCGAGTCGCCCCCGGCTCGGTTCGAGATAGCGGCGGCAATTCTTTATGGAAATCTCCACAATGCGGAGGAGGACCAGAAGGTGATCATGACGGTGAGGTCAGAAGGGGACATGGATGGAGCCTACCCTCCGAGCCGAAGGCAAAGTGACAGTAGCACCAACCATTGACAGCAACCACCAGGGAAATGCATACTTAACCGACGcgatccttctcctcggtttccttcccctctccttTCTCGTCACGGTTCCTCACTACTCCAgtgtcatcaccaaccgcCACCATGTCCTCCCTCGCCACTCTTCTCACGGCCGGCCTCACCCTCAGCGGGTTGGCTGTTGCCCAAAAGCCCGGTCCCACCAAGGAGGTGCACCCCAAGATCACCACCTACCGCTGCAGCAAGAAGCACGGCTGCAAGCCCCAGACCAACTACATCGTCCTCGATTCGCTTGCTCACCCCGTCTaccaggctgctgctcctcagTATGGCTGCGGTGACTGGGGCCAGAAGCCCAACGCCACCGCCTGCCCTACTAAGGAGGCCTGCGCGAAAAACTGCATCATGGACGGTGTCTCCGACTACTCGGCCTACGGTGTCACGACCAATGAGACGGCCCTGACTCTCGAGCACATTCTCCCCAACGGAAAGTTTGTCAGCCCAAGAGTCTACCTTTTGGACAAGAGCAAGCAGAAGTATGAGATGCTCAAGCTCACCGGCAACGAGTTCACCTTCGACGTCGACGCCACCCGCCTTCCTTGCGGCATGAACTCCGCTCTGTATCTGAGCGAGATGCCCGCCGATGGCAACAAGAGCAAGCTCAACAAGGGCGGTGCTTACTACGGCACTGGTTACTGCGACGCTCAGTGCTTTACCACCCCCTtcattggtggtgaggtatgTTGATTTCCATGTTATCATTTGGTTTTCATCGTAGGGAGGTTTACTAACGCGATTGCGGCGAAATAGGGCAACATCGAAGGCAAGGGCTCCTGCTGCAACGAGATGGACATTTGGGAGGCCAACTCCCGCGCCACCCACGTCGCGCCCCACACGTGCAACAAGCCCGGCCTCTACCTCTGCGAAGGCGAGGAGTGCGGCGGCACCAAGGCCGGTGTCTGCGACAAGCCCGGCTGCGGGTGGAACCCCTACCGCGTCAACGTGACCGACTACTACGGCAACTCGGACGAGTTCAAGGTCGACACCCGCCGCCCTTTCACCGTCATCACCCAGTTCCCCGCCGACAAGAACGGCAAGCTCACCTCCATCAAGAGGTTCTATCAGCAAGATGGCAAGACCATTGAGACCTACTCGGTTGACGTCGATGGTCTCCCCAAGGTCGACGGTTTGAACGACGAGTTCTGCGCCGCTACTGGTGCCGAGAGGTTCCTCGAGCTGGGCGCCCACAAGGGCATGGGCGAGGCGATGACGAGGGGTATGGTTCTTGCTATGAGCATCTGGTGGGACGAGGGCGGTTTCATGAACTGGCTCGACAGCGGCGAGGCTGGGCCGTGCGCACCTACTGATGGTGACCCGAAGAATATTGTCAAGGTTGAGCCCTTCCCCGTTGTCACTTATAACAACATGAGGTGGGGTGAGATTGGCTCTACAttcaaggatgagaaggaaggcaagggcaagggcaagggcaagcaCAGACGCTCGATTCAGTAGGCGATGTCCAgtgtcgagggaggagagatAGATAGGAAGACAAAAGCATAGCCCACGGAGGGTCGAGTACATAATGTAGTACCATGTTCAAATATGCATTCTTTATGGATTATTAGACCATCAACACATCGCTGTTGAGATATTTGCCATTTGGATATGGCTGTGCATTGTACTCGGTGACGCTGACTGTGTGGGAAAATTGATATCTCGGCTCGTGATCCATATATGTGGAAGAATAGTAGCATTGCGCTGATGGTATGACCGTAGACTTGCCCCTTTAATCTCGAAAAGGAGAACTTGCGCACCGGGGTTAGTTTCCAGGAGGCACTATATGATCTTCCAGAGGCTAACTATCTGGCGCTAAGTTAGGGACCGCCTACCCCTACAGTGCGAATCTTGTGATTTTCGGTAAGCACCAGGTGCATGATACTTACCTGCAATTGGTGCATTTGCTACGAGACTGGGGATTTACGCCTGCTCGTTCAGCCTCGTGTTAGCACTCATGGCAGACCTTATGAACAACACGTCGTGGCGAGCGAGGAGTTTAGCGGAGTATCACGACTCACTGGAAGCAtggttccaggttgtcagCGTCACAACAGGACCATGACTGCTGTTGGCGATAGCTTCATCACGAGGATGGTGAGCAACATATTACGTAAGCTCAATGGCGATGGAACGTGGCTACGGTCGAGTGATATGGTTCCACTGCCCGTCAAGAAGTCAAGAAGCCCTCGTCTCTGGGTCAGAGCGAGCAGTGTGTATATAAGGACACATCATCGCTTTTAAACAATActctctcatcaccaactcattcaccatcaccaccactagCCAAACAACGtagcccaacaccaccaagatgCCTTTCACCTGGTACCGAGGCCCAgtctccaacctcccccccatgAGCCAGTGGAAGCCTTTTGAAGAAatcttcaacctcaacaagcCCCAAATGTTCCAAACCGGCAACACCGGCGAGGATATCGACCCTATCAGGAACGCCGTCCTCGAGTGCGCCAAGATCGGCGTCGACGAGCGCGTCATCTTCTGCATCATCATGCAAGAGTCCAGCGGCGACGTCGGTATCCGCTCCACTTGGAGCATGGATGAAGTGGTAACTGCCGGGCTGATGCAGGCTTCTGGCAGTCCTGGGTATCCCGGGCAGCATAGGCTTACGCAGGTATGTGGAGACTTTCGACGAAAGAGGGAGAATCTACCTACACTGACAAGTTGGTGGTAGGATCAAATTACTGGCATGGTCCGCCATGGAACGAAGCACTACAAGCGAAATTTGAGAAAGTTTAGAAACCAGTGGAATGCGGATACTATTTACAAGGCTTTGAGATGCTTATAATTCGGGGAGGGTGAACCAGGGAAATTTgagtgatgggttgggggctACCGCGGCGTATGTAAGTGATATGGCGAACCGTCTTTGTAGTCGTCTATCTTGAGTGCCGCCTGGGGAAAAACGACACCGGGGCGGAGGACGTCaagttggtttggtttgggttCGTAATTAAATTTACACATTCCCGGGCGGAAGAGTATAGTTCGATTTCTTTTCCGCGGTTTTTATTTCTATCAACCTCGTTGTCTAATCTGTTCGACACTGGAACATCATGCTGTGAAACGAGAGGTTCTTGTTTGGTGGGATATGTGGTGAGTGAAAATTTGCCCAATCCAACTGCAGAAGGAAGGCGGAATCAGGTGGACATTCCAAATGATGGGAAGTGGCGGCGTACTATGATCAATGGATGTGTCAAATCTATCTAAATATACCTTATGACTTTGCCCCCAGACGTCGAAAGCCCTGCTTGTCGGAGACTTCTCAAGAACCATTCAGACTTGCTTTGAAGGCGTTGGAAATGTTGCAACTCCCGTTGTCTTAAAGTCAGAAAGTAGACACTGGTCAAACCACATATTTTTACCCACACTTTCCTCTATTTTCTCCTCACCTCATCTGTGCCCCTTTTTTCATTAGTGCCCCAAGGCCAGCTGATTACCACGCCGCTACACAATTAATATGTGCACATCAGCCATGCTCGCCGGCTTCATGTCAGCAGTCCAAGTGCGATCCAGCCTGCCAGCTCCCTTGTAAATGGGTCGACTTGTTCCACCTCGGCGATCCGGTATTGGAATTCCTTGTCAACCTTCCGCCGCTCTCCCACCACTATCCAAAGGGGCTGATAAGCGGCTTGAATTTAGAAACCGCAGACCACTACCGGGTGTGCAGGAGCCGCTGTATGCTTCCTGGAATCCAGCGACGAAAGACCAAGTGCCGACAGAGAGCTCTCAAATATGCTTCAGAGGACTGGAGATCATCTTTTGGGTGCGTACGAGAGAGAAATAACGCTCTATCTTGTTCTTCCCGAGCGAGGGAAATGTATTACCGATTTGGGTGGGGTGTATGCTGAGGGTAGGGGCAGCACGCACTGCCACCCCCCTGTCAGGTTAATATTGGATTTCGGAAATGTCCAAATTAACCACCTGGTTTAAGTTTCGACTGATTTGTGAATAGAAGTGAATGTCTAGTCAAATTGTCATATAAAACAGCTACTGGTCTTGAACCCAACGAACAGTTCCATTTTGCATACCTAAGCTAAGTCGGTACCTacttaccttacctaccaTCGCGTCAACACTCATGCCGTCATACCTTCCTAGTTCCTTGGCATCAGCTGCCGCTCTCGCGGACTTAGTTACTGCTGTCAAATCATCATGGGAGCTGTCTCGTATGATAAAGAAGAAATACGAGCAGCGTGTGTTCAAGGATCATGCCAATGAAATTAACACCAGACTTCGCAGGGCTTTGCGAGATGGCAGAATTTCTCACCAAAGCTACAACTTCTGGAAGAAAAAAGTCTTGGTTGCGGTCTGGGAACAGGACCGTACGTTAAGCCCAAAACATGGAGTCCAAATCCGTCTGCTTACCTACCATTATATCTAGGTGCCGCTCTGCTTGATATAAAGTCTTACTTATGCTGGGATTGAGTTGGATTGCCCGAAGCCTTCTAGTAAATGCAGCGTAAGGTAGTCTTAGTCAGGTTAACCCAATATATATATCGTTTTTGTGTCTAGCTCAATCCCTCAAAATCTTTTACATGCTCCCCCGGTATGAGAAGTTGACCGCAAAAAAGTCCCTTTTGATCATGCGTATTCTACATAACGGGCACCGATTATACTCCATTCTCTCCCAATCGCTAAGACAAGAACCACATAGCACATGACCTTGAACTGTTAGCAAAGCTGTGTGTGTTTAATATCGACTTCATCACCTACCACATCGGGATGTAAAGATCTGTTTTCTAATCACATATCCATCAAAGCATACAAAGCACTCTGTTGCACAAAGACGCAGTGACATCGGGCTACATACTCTGCCCTGAAGAGAAATATGGGACAGAAAATGGCACTCATGGCAAGTAAGACATCCGCAAGAAATGCAGATCATGATCTTGCCAATCCAGATGCTTTTTTGGATAACGGCTGAGCAGACATAACAGTTATGAACTGTATCGTCTGTAAGGTCGATGCGAGCCTTGTGTGGTGTCAGGTTAACCGACAGCTGATGGTTCGCTTCCTCAGTAAGGTCGATCACTTCATGTTGCCGGGCTTGTGATTGATGGTTGATGCACATCTTTCAGGATCCAAGAAATATGAGGAAGTATAAAATTAGGTACACATTGGTtgaagagaagggagagggacGGTCGATCTTATACTTTTCTCACCTTAATCACCAAACTACTCAACCATCATGCTGGGGTCTTCCGCCCATCAAAAGAGAAACACCATCATGCACCCGAGAGACAGGCCAAAGTTCTGGCGTACCCTACGTGTTCACGCGTCGAAACAGGTCAACGTCATGAAATTGTCCCGCTCTACGCCTGGTGCCTGGTCACAAGTACATCGGACAACACTAAAGCACACCGCTATTACACACAGTTCGCAGTACATTGTACCTTCCATCTTTCCGGACAACCCGCCCCCCCGTGTATCAGCACGCGCTCGCCGGAAATGTCACATGGACGAAGCACTGCCATCGAATCACGCCTTGGATAATGCCATCAGCTGCAAGGCAGTCACGTCATGATACGAAGTTCTAGGACCGTCACTGGCTTTTCTGTCTTCATGCTTGCCATCCTAGCTCAGGCGTTTGGGTGGAGAGCGGAGACTAACCAGTATCATGATGGGTATAAGAAGCCATCTGTCCTCTCTCATACTCGTCGTTCCCGCTttctccccctctttctttttttcggGCCGTATCGGAAATTCGCCGCTGATTTTGATATTATTTCTCATTACGACACTTTTAAAGTTTCGACGTCTCCTGTGTTACCGTTATACTTTCTTCTTAATTGCCAGGATTAATCTAACCTACCGTTGTCATTATCGATACTATAGTTAATTCTTGGACGATTCTTTAGTAGATTTTTTCACCAGGCTATACCCCCGAAATAAAGCTTTATAATTTTACAAACTATAATCCTTATATCGCGCACACgattaatataaatatacCCGCCCTTTTGATTTAATCTCCCTACATTATCCCTAATAATATAGTAGAGTCTATACTATATTTCGATAT from Podospora bellae-mahoneyi strain CBS 112042 chromosome 4, whole genome shotgun sequence harbors:
- a CDS encoding hypothetical protein (EggNog:ENOG503P91C; COG:S), encoding MIAIKSILALLALGTASILAAPAASIKFSPRQSNEVSVFACTEARFTGECRMLATPAEQCFNIDPAWNDVISSIQNLERDRFKCKWFEHQNCEGKEYKNQDDADLTDGNGFFDDRITSWFCERK
- the EG1 gene encoding Endoglucanase EG-1 (EggNog:ENOG503NZ99; COG:G; CAZy:GH7), encoding MSSLATLLTAGLTLSGLAVAQKPGPTKEVHPKITTYRCSKKHGCKPQTNYIVLDSLAHPVYQAAAPQYGCGDWGQKPNATACPTKEACAKNCIMDGVSDYSAYGVTTNETALTLEHILPNGKFVSPRVYLLDKSKQKYEMLKLTGNEFTFDVDATRLPCGMNSALYLSEMPADGNKSKLNKGGAYYGTGYCDAQCFTTPFIGGEGNIEGKGSCCNEMDIWEANSRATHVAPHTCNKPGLYLCEGEECGGTKAGVCDKPGCGWNPYRVNVTDYYGNSDEFKVDTRRPFTVITQFPADKNGKLTSIKRFYQQDGKTIETYSVDVDGLPKVDGLNDEFCAATGAERFLELGAHKGMGEAMTRGMVLAMSIWWDEGGFMNWLDSGEAGPCAPTDGDPKNIVKVEPFPVVTYNNMRWGEIGSTFKDEKEGKGKGKGKHRRSIQ